A single region of the Triticum dicoccoides isolate Atlit2015 ecotype Zavitan chromosome 2B, WEW_v2.0, whole genome shotgun sequence genome encodes:
- the LOC119360781 gene encoding phenylacetaldehyde reductase-like: protein MSKVCVTKAAGYIASWLVKKLLERGCTVHRTLRNLGDEKKTKALRGLTGAVERLVLFEADIYDAAPFGLVIKGCELVFLVATPLQHNSGR, encoded by the exons ATGAGCAAGGTGTGCGTCACCAAAGCGGCAGGGTACATAGCTTCTTGGCTCGTCAAGAAGCTCCTTGAAAGAGGCTGCACCGTCCACAGGACCCTACGGAACCTCG GGGATGAGAAGAAGACGAAGGCGCTGAGGGGGCTCACCGGCGCGGTGGAGCGGCTGGTGCTGTTCGAGGCGGACATCTACGACGCCGCCCCCTTCGGGCTGGTCATCAAGGGCTGCGAGCTCGTCTTCCTCGTCGCCACCCCACTGCAGCACAACTCCGGCAGGTAA